AGTAACTCGATTGAACATTAGAAAAACCCTTTGTGTTCAACCAGTCAGCAGAATTCGACTGCCCGGCGTGTACCAGGCTCTCCAACTCGATGACATTCGGCAGGCGCCAGTCGTGATGACCCAAGTAGTTTTCCTGGTTTAGTTTCTTGATGTAATCGAGGGCATGCTGCCAGGTGACCATGCCATCCCCGGTGGTGAAATCGCTATCGAAGCCGGGGTCTCGAGTTTTTATGGCATTTCCGTCTTTCGCCCAGATCAGGCCCGTTAGGTTGTCCGTCACCGTCTGATCGCCGTTGTCCGTAAACCGGGGGTTCGGCCAGGTCACTCCTGCCCGGAGGTCCCCGTCCTGCCCGGTACCAGTGCAAGTAATTACAGTTCCGAATTCTTCATGATAACAGGATGTTTGGCCCGTTTGAGGCAACTGCACCGTCCCGGCAAAGGTCAGCGTCGGCGCCAAGAGTAAAACAAAAACAATGAACATTCTGATAAAATACATGATTCCCTGTATGACTTCACTCTATTTCTTCAGAAGATTATTTTCTGACGATCTTACGTAAAATAATATCATTGATAAAGATATGAAATCCAGCATTTTCATCTCGCTTGACGATTTGTGTAGTACAGGAAGGAGCCCACACGTTAACGGACCCGCCTGTTCCATACAAAAAAATTACCTCCGTTGTAAATAAATCCGTAATTCCGGGGACACCATACCAGTTAATTTGTCAATAGCAATTTCTTCAGCGAAAATATTATTGAATATGAAGTGAAATCTACACTATCCATATTTTTCTGTCTATTATTTGTTTCAGGAAGTTGTCCACACTTCGCTGCACCCACCTTTTGAAAAGAACAGTACGCTCTATATCCAGTCGAAATCAAGCATTTATTTCAAGAACGACGTTTTGTGTAGTACAAGGAAGGCATTTTAGACAAGTATGCTTAAACTGGAGTTACCCTTTTAAAAATCCGGATATTTGGAGGGGGTATTTGCGATGAATTCATTTGGCTGGGGGAGCAGGAGTCGAACCTACATTCACGGAGTCAGAGTCCGTTGTCCTACCATTGAACGATCCCCCAGCAGAGTGTTTCAAATCAATATAACGCTGCGGTCATTACCACTAATGCACTTTTTTATCAATAAATTATTTTCCCCGAATCATTGTTGAAATTGTGACGGAGCACCATGACAAGATAGACGGTTTTTAAGTTATCAGGATAAATTATGTTTTTCAAAAGTATGCACAAAAAGGCTCCTCTTGTCCAGTCTGATTGTTGTTGGGAAACAGAATTAAATAAGGCTTGACTTTCATTTGGGGTGATACTAGAATTCCAATAACATATGTACCCATAAGTTATGGTATAAAGGGTACGAAAAAGTTGGATCAGACATAGTGAAGTGCAAAGGTTGGCCGCCATGCTCTTTAGGGTCTTGGTGGTTTTTTTCTTTCTGTCATAGTGGCAATCCGACTTTGAAAAATTGAGAAAGGAGGATTAAAGCGATGGCAGAAGGTAAAGTAAAGTGGTTTAACGAACATAAAGGCTTTGGGTTCATCGAAAAGGATGACGGTGGTGATGTTTTTGTTCATCACAGTGCCATACAAGGTGACGGATTCAAGACGTTAGCTGAAGGCCAGCGTGTCAGTTTCGATGTTACGCAGGGCAAGAAAGGCCCGGCTGCAGAAAACGTGAAAGCCCTATAGGGTTTCGATCATTAAGAAAAGGCACTCCTCTATGGTTTCCCATAGGCCGGAGTGCCTTTTCTTCTGTAATAACATTGTATGCTATTGAGTAATAGGTTTTAATAATAATGCAAGCACGTTGGGTGCTCGATACTTTCTGGCCGGAACATCCACAAATCGATTATACTGTGATCGCAAGGTGGTGGCCGTGGGAATATTACTGCGTATCTACAATTCGGGTATGGTCAGACAAGTCGGACCCAATATATAGAAGCACAAAAAGAAGTTCCGGTTTGCCGCAGGAATATGTAACCTACGTCTTTAAGTGCGATAAAGAGGGGAAGGGCGATACGGATTATTTTTATTATATGAAAGAATATCAGGATTCAGCCCTGGCAAGAAGAGGCCACAAAGATGCGGTAGATTTACTCTCAAAAGGAATAATGGAATTAATACGTCAAGATTTTAATTAGAATATTTTAATGTGTCGTTTCTGTCCCCGGCAACAGCATTCGAGGGCAGGCTCCGGTATGAATCAGCTCTATCCTTCCATATTTTTTTCTCTTCAATTCATGAAACAGCAGCAAGCGCATTTCCCGAAATGCCTCCCACTCCATAAAATATTTGAAGAAAGGACTCAAAAGAATTATAATAAGACTAAAGTATGAGCGGGTGAAACTTTAGGTCCCCCTTTACAAAAGGGGGATACAGGGGGATTTTCCATGCGATTATCAAATCCCCCCTAACCCCCCTTTTTTAAAGGGGGGAATACATGGAAGCTGTTTTCGTAGTAATGACAATTTGTGACGGAACCTGACTTTTTACGAAACCGTCAAACTTAGAGTTCAGAAATATTTCTCTTTATAGGGCAAACAATGAAA
This region of Deltaproteobacteria bacterium genomic DNA includes:
- a CDS encoding cold-shock protein, giving the protein MAEGKVKWFNEHKGFGFIEKDDGGDVFVHHSAIQGDGFKTLAEGQRVSFDVTQGKKGPAAENVKAL